Below is a genomic region from Fusarium oxysporum Fo47 chromosome VIII, complete sequence.
TTACGAACTGTAATCATAGCAGTCGTAGCCTGTCCAGCCTTGTGCGAGTAACATTCGGTGACATAGCCAAGAGAGACTTCACCAGCAATGGGGATGCCTGCTCCAATAAGCCCCATTCCCACTACCGGCACCATCCAATGCAGCTTAGCAGAGGCCCCCGCTCCATAGAGAATAAGCCCGGCACTCATGATAGGGCCTCCCACTAGTGCGGCATAAATCCTGGACTCGGGCTCCATGACACCGCCGTTGTGGCGAGCCTGCCGTATCATGAATCGGTCTGTTCCAGCTCCACCCACGTAAAACAGGAGTAAACTGCCCACGAGCGGTGAAAGGCTCGTCAGGCCGACCGCAGTGTAACTGAAGTTGTAACCATACAGCGGGCTCTGAAAGACCGTGTTGGATGTAAAAGCCATGATTGAGAGCCAGGCGATGCCGAAACCATAGAGACAGCTTGACCAGAGAATGATGGGTTCAACGACAAGTTTGAGCGGTTCGATTAGCAAAGATACGAAGCTTTGAGACAACCTGAAGGTAGACATCAATCTCAATCGATCGGAGTAGCTCTTGAGCCGTGGGTGTGATTCTGAAGCCGGAACTATGGTGTCCTCTCGATCGTATCCAGTTTCttccaacaagaagaaggcgaggatgGTGACGAGTGCCATAACGATGGAAAAGGTCCAGTACACCCACCTCCATCCAACGCCATCAACGATGAAGCCGGTGGCGAGCGGGCCGAGAAAAGATCTGTGTGTGGAAGAGGTGAGTAAAATGGTTGAACGGGCGCATATTGCTGACTTACCCCAGAGTAGCCGCAAGAACATACATCGACAGTGCAAAACCTCGTTGATGAACAAAGAATTGATCATTAACGGTAACCGCAGGAAGCTGCTCGAAAGGGGCTGCAACAAAACCCATCAAGATTCGAGAGCCGACAAAGACATCGCTTCTATTAGCAGTTGCCGCAATGACTTGGGCAATGCCAGTCAAAAAACAAGATAAGATATAAACTGGACGACGACCATAGCGAAGTGCCTGGATCAGAACTGTCAGACGCTTTCCAATTTAAATTGTGCGCAGTACGTAAAGTTTGGCCCGAAAAGCTCACCAGAGGGTTCCAGATAATATTACCCATCCCAATAAAGAGAATAGAGATGGCGGTTCCAACATTAAGATACGCTGCCGTGGTGTGGAACTCGGCAATGAGAGCACCGTAGGTCACAGCAGTCGACAGTGCCACGACGGCGACCATGAATGAGTATAGATTGACCACAAAGAATGAGAGGAATTTGCGGAGGGCGCTCCAATTGAGGGGATCATCGGGGTCGCTAGAAGGTTCAGGGGAGAGGATGATGCCAGAAGAACCAAGTGAATTCTGGCCCTGGCCAAGCAGCAGCCTGGTTCCGGGCACCATGTCAATGGACCTCGATAGGTCTCCTACCTCCAGGTCGGCAACTGATTTTTTGTCTGATGCactctccatcttcttggggTCCAAAGTATGGCAGGTGGTCATGGTGAGGTTGCGTGGGAAAGTTGAATTGTTACGGTTGTGGATTATTGTCGTTGTTATTGGAGTTCAAAGAAGAAATTCAAAGCATGGGCATATGCGGTTAACTAGTGACTGCTGTCCATGTGCTATTTGCCAGATTTATCATACATTGTCTCAACCCTGGCGACCATCACGCGTCCTAAATTGATTCTCAGCCGTTACCTTTCCGGTATTCCGAGGGCTTATTTCTTGTTTATCTCTCTATGAACAAGAGATGAGCCCAGTCCCTGACGAATTCTGGGGACCATTTCGAATCTGCGATGCTCCGAAAAAAGTCTACTCCGATTGGCCATAGATCCGAGAAATTCTGCGGGCGTCGGAAGATGGCGGATTGATCATCAATTGGCCTAGCAAGTTTAAAGTTCCAGCTATGAAAGGTGGCATGGTCATATAAGGTATCGTCTTTGCGGGGTTGATTAGTCACTTCGGAAACGATACGGAACGATGCAAGAACTTCACGACACCGAGTTGCTTAATCTAAATATGCCCGGAATCCAATTCAATGTTAATGCTCGATTGTTCTATCTGAGATACCAAGGCCACCTTAGCACTCCCCCGTTCCAGCTCTATCAAACTTATCTCAAAGCATTTACCCAAGTCGCAATGTCTACTTCTGACGAATGGCAGGATATTGTTACACGTAAGCAGCAGCATCGCGCTTCACTCATCCCAGAGCAGTGGAGGATCAAAGTCTCAAATCCACAGGCTGAATATTCCCCTCTCAAAGAACTGCTTGGTAGCAATATATTGACGTCAATGGAACTTGATCTGACTGATTGTACCAAGCATGATGCTGTTGGGATCCTCAGCCTCCTTGCCACTGGTGGTATTACAGCCAAAAGTTTGATCACGTCTTTCTGCAAGAGGGCTGCGGCTGCGCACAGCCTGACCAATTTCATCACTGAGGTGAACTTTGACCAGGCTATCCGTCGCGCTGTAGAGCTTGACGAGCATCTCAAACGCACCAGCACCCCAATCGGGCCGCTGCATGGTCTTCCCATCACTGTCAAAGACCACATGGACGTTGAGGGACATGACTCATCTGCCGGAATTGCGGCTTGGTGCTTCAGCCCAGCAGAGTCCAACTCGCACCTTGTTCAAATCATGGTTGACGCTGGCGCTGTCATCATAGCCAAGACCAATGTACCCCAGACATGCCTGGCCGCTGATACCATCAACGTTGTGTTCGGAAGAACGCTTAATGCACACAAGAGCGGGTTCGGAGCCGGCGGGTCGTCTGGCGGAGAGGGCACTTCCCTTGCTATGGGCGCATCGATCCTTGGGCTGGGGTCAGACGGCGCTGGATCTGCTAGAATGCCAGCAATGGCGAATGGAGTCATTGGTTATCGACCAAGTGGCTATCGTCTCCCCGCTGATGGGAGATCCATTCTCGACCCAGGCATGATCGGCATCACACAATTGGGACCCGTTGCAACATTTGGCTTCATGGGTCATTCAGTTCGAGACATTCGACTTGTATCCAAAGTGGTCAGCGACGCAAAACCATGGGACAAGGACCCCTTTCTGTATCCGTCACCCTGGTTGAACATTCTGGCGCCCGCTAGGCCCCGTATTGGAGTATGGACCCTGGAGACGAGAAACAACTATCTTCATCTATTCCCTCCCGTCAGGCGGGGCTACATAGCAGCACAGGAACGGCTGCGCCAAGCGGGCTACGAGCTCATCGAGTTCCAGCCACCAGATATGGCCGAGGTCTGGGACCTTTGTAAAGCCTTTATCCACGTTCAGGGACTCTCCGTTTTGAAGGGGCATATAGAAAAAGAACCCATCACCAAGGTTGTGAAAGATACAGGCATCTTGACGTCCCGATGGCCCACAGGACTCAAACTTGATGACATCCACAGACTCAACCAGAGACTTGCAAGGCTAAACGTCCAGATGAAACAGGCTTGGAACGCGACCGGTCATGCTCTTGATGCCCTGCTTTGGGTCACCAGCCCCAACACAGCTCTGCCAGTCGATGAATGGAGAGATACAACCTTTACGACTATATTCAACGCCGTCGATTGGCCCGCCATCTCTCTGCCTCTGGGCATGAGCTGTGAtaaggatgttgatgttcCGTACATAAACTTCGAACCATTTGGAACTGAAGACAGCCGGCTTAATTCTCTCTATGATCCCGAGCATTTTCATGGGCTTCCATTATCTGTGCAGTTAGCAGGTCAGAAGTTCGAGGATGAAAAGCTTCTAGCTATTGCAGAACTTATTCATCCGATTATGAGGGGTGATAGTTAATGTTAGTTCGTAGCTTGATCTATTATACCAAGTATGACTTTTTCTATTTTATGTGATTATAGAGGTTAAACTAGTTTTTACCTTAAATAGTACTTAGAGCAAATATAATGAATCCTAGAGATATAATTTCTATTATAGTAGATAAATAGTTCTAGCCTAGACTTTAGTTTATAGTTCCCTAAGGctatatctaatataataataaactctataataactatataattataaagcttcttaaagctttatttaattaagagaatatattatattaggcCCTTATTATAGTAGTAGTAGGCAGGAAAACATGGTATTATGAGCTATCCTTatttaagatattattactaaATTATACAGTAATATAAAAGGAGattaaaaggtaataaactaaatataACTAGGCggaaattatattattaagctatctaatttattataataagggtgtttaatatatataagctatgattttattattaagggGAAATTAGTTAGATTTAATAAGGCTCTAAATAAAATTATAGGTATTTAAAACCTcttagggttaggatagggttagtattaactatctaagctatttttactttagtgttttctttttaactaagatatagcTTATAAGTAGAAGTAGAgatttttttaaaaaaaaaaaaaaatactactaaaagtagtaattatTTACATCTTTATACTATGCCTCTTAAAGTCTTATAGCCATGCCTTTAAATATtctatagtaaataataagtaaagttaatataaaataatataactaaaaACACCCTCCGTCAGGGTACTTTATATAGTTGAACCCTAATTTAGGTTTTATAACCCCACAATCCAGCAATAAAGGCAGCTGAAGCCTCTTTCGAAACATTGCCACGAATGACCGAAGCGTCCTTTCCTAGACAAATATCTTCCATCACCGATCTTTGACCCGGCGTGCTCGGGTTATCGAAACCAAGATCGCCCTCGTAATACGTCAGGTTATCGCCGGCCTTCAAATTCTTAGTCACAAATCGTTCTATCTCAGCCTGTAACTCCGTCGGATTCTTTCTTGCTGTAGCGTTCTCGATAGCAGCTCTATCGTCATCGGCTAAGTAAATAAATTCTTCACTTTCTCCAGCAGGTAGCAGAGATCGGTCTTGTAAAACGCGCCTGATCCGGAGACCTTCGCCAAGCACCGCTTTCACTCTCTGGTCAACCTGAGTCAAAGTGTCGCAAGCGACTTGAAATCCATCCCGGATGTTACCAGCCATGCCAACGTTGACTACCAAAATACGGACTGTCAGGAATCCCTGGTGGAGATCAATCCGACGCAAAATATCGCTTATTCCTTCACTGTCTCGGTCATGATCAAGCACCGCACGTGCATATCTCTTGACCTTATTTTTCTTTGCCCTCTCTTGCATTTTTTCATGAACTTCTTGGAGTTGTTCGAGGGTGACTTTCAGCCTTGCAACTTCATCCCCGACAATTTTAACTTGAAGGTCAGGTTGTTCTCGGACAAGCTCCAGAATCTCTTGAATAGCTTCCAGATTACCCCCAAGGTTCAAGACGACTTGCGGAGCCTCATGATACGCGTGGTTCACTTCGCGTATGGTCGTGATAACCTTGAGAGAAAAGTCAAGGAGACTCACAATGGAGCTGGCGGCGCTGATGACTTCCTAAATCAGCGTCAAC
It encodes:
- a CDS encoding major facilitator superfamily domain-containing protein; amino-acid sequence: MESASDKKSVADLEVGDLSRSIDMVPGTRLLLGQGQNSLGSSGIILSPEPSSDPDDPLNWSALRKFLSFFVVNLYSFMVAVVALSTAVTYGALIAEFHTTAAYLNVGTAISILFIGMGNIIWNPLALRYGRRPVYILSCFLTGIAQVIAATANRSDVFVGSRILMGFVAAPFEQLPAVTVNDQFFVHQRGFALSMYVLAATLGSFLGPLATGFIVDGVGWRWVYWTFSIVMALVTILAFFLLEETGYDREDTIVPASESHPRLKSYSDRLRLMSTFRLSQSFVSLLIEPLKLVVEPIILWSSCLYGFGIAWLSIMAFTSNTVFQSPLYGYNFSYTAVGLTSLSPLVGSLLLFYVGGAGTDRFMIRQARHNGGVMEPESRIYAALVGGPIMSAGLILYGAGASAKLHWMVPVVGMGLIGAGIPIAGEVSLGYVTECYSHKAGQATTAMITVRNIIACGMIFATEPWINHNGLKDTFIIMGVLCLVGFWSGALLIWKGKSCRRRSAKVWGLS
- a CDS encoding amidase signature domain-containing protein; protein product: MPGIQFNDIVTRKQQHRASLIPEQWRIKVSNPQAEYSPLKELLGSNILTSMELDLTDCTKHDAVGILSLLATGGITAKSLITSFCKRAAAAHSLTNFITEVNFDQAIRRAVELDEHLKRTSTPIGPLHGLPITVKDHMDVEGHDSSAGIAAWCFSPAESNSHLVQIMVDAGAVIIAKTNVPQTCLAADTINVVFGRTLNAHKSGFGAGGSSGGEGTSLAMGASILGLGSDGAGSARMPAMANGVIGYRPSGYRLPADGRSILDPGMIGITQLGPVATFGFMGHSVRDIRLVSKVVSDAKPWDKDPFLYPSPWLNILAPARPRIGVWTLETRNNYLHLFPPVRRGYIAAQERLRQAGYELIEFQPPDMAEVWDLCKAFIHVQGLSVLKGHIEKEPITKVVKDTGILTSRWPTGLKLDDIHRLNQRLARLNVQMKQAWNATGHALDALLWVTSPNTALPVDEWRDTTFTTIFNAVDWPAISLPLGMSCDKDVDVPYINFEPFGTEDSRLNSLYDPEHFHGLPLSVQLAGQKFEDEKLLAIAELIHPIMRGDS
- a CDS encoding uncharacterized protein (expressed protein) gives rise to the protein MTEVISAASSIVSLLDFSLKVITTIREVNHAYHEAPQVVLNLGGNLEAIQEILELVREQPDLQVKIVGDEVARLKVTLEQLQEVHEKMQERAKKNKVKRYARAVLDHDRDSEGISDILRRIDLHQGFLTVRILVVNVGMAGNIRDGFQVACDTLTQVDQRVKAVLGEGLRIRRVLQDRSLLPAGESEEFIYLADDDRAAIENATARKNPTELQAEIERFVTKNLKAGDNLTYYEGDLGFDNPSTPGQRSVMEDICLGKDASVIRGNVSKEASAAFIAGLWGYKT